The Oncorhynchus mykiss isolate Arlee chromosome 17, USDA_OmykA_1.1, whole genome shotgun sequence genomic interval cacagtgaaatgccgaatacaacaggtgtagtagacctcacagtgaaatgctgaatacaacaggtgtagtagaccttacagtgaaatactgaatacaacaggtgtagtagaccttacagtgaaatgctgaatacaacaggtgtagtagaccttacaatgaaatgctgaatacaacaggtgtagtagaccttacaatgaaatgctgaatacaacaggtgtagtagacctcacagtgaaatgctgaatacaacaggtgtagtagaccttacaatgaaatgctgaatacaacaggtgtagtagacctcacagtgaaatgctgaatacaacaggtgtagtagaccttacaatgaaatgctgaatacaacaggtgtagtagacctcacagtgaaatgccgaatacaacaggtgtagtagaccttacagtgaaatactgaatacaacaggtgtagtagcccttacagtgaaatactgaatacaacaggtgtagtagaccttacaatgaaatgctgaatacaacaggtgtagtagacctcacagtgaaatgctgaatacaacaggtgtagtagaccttacagtgaaatgctgactacaacaggtgtagtagaccttacagtgaaatgctgaatacaacaggtgtagtagacctcacagtgaaatgctgaatacaacaggtgtagtagaccttacagtgaaatactgaatacaacaggtgtagtagaccttacagtgaaatactgaatacaacaggtgtagtagaccttacaatgaaatgctgaatacaacaggtgtagtagacctcacagtgaaatgctgaatacaacaggtgtagtagacctcacagtgaaatgctgaatacaacaggtgtagtagaccttacaatgaaatgccgaatacaacaggtgtagtagacctcacagtgaaatgctgaatacaacaggtgtagtagaccttacaatgaaatgctgaatacaacaggtgtagtagaccttacagtgaagtgctgaatacaacaggtgtagtagaccttacagtgaaatgctgaatacaacaggtgtagtagacctcacagtgaaatgccgaatacaacaggtgtaaaccttacagtgaaatgctgaatataacaggtgtagtagaccttacaatgaaatgtcgaatacaacaggtagtagaccttacaatgaaatgccgaatacaacaggtgtagtagaccttacagtgaaatgccgaatacaacaggtgtagtagaccttacagtgaaatgcttactgacaagcccaagGGACCAGACTGCTAATTAACCAATAATCTGATAAATCATGTTTTTACCAAAGAGACGCACAGAGTGATGAGAGTATTTCGGATATCGAATGTAACAAATGAATGATTGTGTCGTTTTTATGCCTTTCATTATGCTCTGTGTAATGAATTTCAGATACTTCCCAGCAATGATAAATATGAGGTTATTACCAAGTCAAATATGGTACCTATGGAAACCCAAGGAAATAACATGAACATTGAAATAGGTTTTATGACTGCACATAGAAGGTACAGACAGTTTATGGATGGCATTATTTATTAACAGAATCTTACTCAGAATTCTAAATTCtaaattctaaaaacataaatccaccaattggtcttttgaccacttagatcagctctgaaaaacaatatctgatgtgattgatCATAAGACCATATAAGTGGAAAATAGATCAGGGCCTTTGTAAAAATGCAACCAACCACACCTTCTTTCACACACGTGGACCGAAGTGGGAATGACTGACATGAAGCTCGACGAATCAGAGGTCAACTACACTGACAGTTACCGCCCGCTCTGTAAGAACTGCAAAATACTGATGACTGACATGAAGCTCGACGAATCAGAGGTCAACTACACTGACAGTTACCGCCCGCTCTGTAAGAACTGCAAAATACTGATGACTGACATGAAGCTCGACGAATCAGAGGTCAACTACACTGACAGTTACCGCCCCCCCTGGAAGAACTGTAAAATACTTATGACTGACATTATTAATTTGTCTTCCGGAACTGTCTACGTCCCAACGGGACAAGGTCTACGAGCGctctcttttaaaaaaaaattatcagTCAGCAAGCGGCAAACGTGATGAACAGCATCTAGCATgaacaaagacaaaaaaaaaatctcagtcAAAAACATAAGTCGGAACACAGCCTCGCTAttctctcatgtgatttcaggtccTCTGACCTGGAAAATGTCTTCCCACAatgagagcagtggtatgtcttctcctgtgtctttgtgtgttttaATTCATGCTCTTTCAGGGTACCTAACTGGGTAAATCTCTTTTCACATTGGGAGCATTGGtagggcttttctcctgtgtgtattctctcatgcgtTTTCAGGGCCCCTAactggttaaaactctttccacactgggagcattggtaGGGCTTCTCACCAGTGTGTGTTCTCTTATGTTCTTTCAGGTGCCCTAGCTGGGTAAATCTCTTTCCACAGTctgagcagtggtaaggcttcacTCCAgagtgtattctctcatgtattTTCCGGTCCCATAACCGggaaaaactctttccacactgggagcagtggtgtggTCTTGCTGGTTTGGGCGTCTCTGGGTCTGGTTCCCCCAAAGGACTCTTCCTGCCGTCAGACTGAGAGTCTGGCCTCTCTTCTGCCGAAGACAAACAGAGTATTTGGTTAAACAGAGACGTGAATAAAACCTCTACTTGATCAAACTGTCTTCCGATGAAGTTTAATCCCAACTAAACTGGCGGtataccatatacagtgccttgcaaaagtattcatcccctttggcattttttctattttgttgcattacaacctgtaatttaaatgtatttttatttggatttcatgtaatggatatacacaaaatagtccatatTGGTgaagtatatatataaaaaaaactgaaaagtagGGCATGCATTtgtattcaccctctttgctatgaagcccctaaataagatctggtgcaattacctttagaagtcacataattagttaaataaagtccacctgtgtgcaatctaagtgtcacatgatctcattatatatatatatatatatatatatatatatatatatatatatatatatatatatatatatatatatatatatatatatatatatatatatatatatatatatatatatatatatatacatacatacatacatacatacatacatgttctgaaaggccccagtctACAACACCattaagcaagcggcaccatgaagaccaaggagctctccaaacaggtcagggacaaagttgtggagaagtacaggtcagggttgggttataacaaaaaaaatcagaaactttgaacatcccacagagcaccattaaatccattattaaaaattgGACAGATTATGGCACCACAAccaacctgccaagagagggccgcccaccaaaactcacagaccagacaaggagggcattaatcaaagAGGCAACAAAGAGGCCAAAGATATCCCTGAAGGAGGtgaaaagctccacagcggagattggagtatctgtccataggaccactttaagtcgtacactccacagagctgggctttatggaagagtggccagaaaaaaagcccttgtttcaagaaaaaaaataagcaaacatgtttggtgttcgccaaaaggcatgtgggagactccccaaacatatggaagacaATACTATGGTcaaatgagactaaaattgagctttttggccatcaaggaaaacactatgtctggcgcaaaacCAACACCTCATCACCTCGAAAAGAGcttccccacagtgaagcatggtagtggcagcagcatcatgctgtggggatgtttttccatcggcagggactgggaaactgctCAGAATTGAATAAattatggatggcgctaaatacagggaattaTTGAGGGGTAACCTGTTTCAGTCTtgcagagatttgagactgggacggagattcaccttccagcaggacaatgaccctaagcatactgttaaagaaacactcgagtggtttaaggggaaacatgagctgaacataacagtcagtggaagggaggacagtaacaggagacactatgagctgaacatacaagtcagtggaagagaggacagtaacaggagacactatgagctgaacataacagtcagtggaagggaggacagtaaacaggagacactatgagctgaacataacagtcagtggaagagaggacagtaacaggagacactatgagctgaacataacagtcagtggaagagaggacagtaacaggagacactatgagctgaacataacaggagacactatgagctgaacataacagtcagtagaagagaggacagtaacaggagacactatgagctgaacataacagtcagtggaagagaggacagtaacaggagacactttgatatgaacataacagtcagtggaagagaggacagtaacaggagacactatgagctgaacataacagtcagtagaagagaggacagtaacaggagacactatgagctgaacataacagtcagtggaagggaggacagtaacaggagacactatgagctgaacataccagtcagtggaagagaggacagtaacaggagacactatgagctgaacataacagtcagtagaagagaggacagtaacaggagacactatgagctgaacataacagtcagtggaagggaggacagtaacaggagacactatgagctgaacataccagtcagtggaagagaggacagtaacaggagacactatgagctgaacataacagtcagtggaagggaggacagtaacaggagacactatga includes:
- the LOC118940013 gene encoding zinc finger protein 436-like isoform X2, which produces MYVTGKEVEKEEDAVFRVKEEITVTVKGEEEGFGVKEEEKYMTVTVKGEEEEHVLVKEEEHVLVKEEEDVFGVKEEEDAMRVKDEGDDDDEEEGETGDLINTKERPDSQSDGRKSPLGEPDPETPKPARPHHCSQCGKSFSRLWDRKIHERIHSGVKPYHCSDCGKRFTQLGHLKEHKRTHTGEKPYQCSQCGKSFNQLGALKTHERIHTGEKPYQCSQCEKRFTQLGTLKEHELKHTKTQEKTYHCSHCGKTFSRSEDLKSHERIARLCSDLCF
- the LOC118940013 gene encoding zinc finger and SCAN domain-containing protein 31-like isoform X1; translated protein: MYVTGKEVEKEEDAVFRVKEEITVTVKGEEEGFGVKEEETYMTVTMKGEEEGFGVKEEEKYMTVTVKGEEEEHVLVKEEEHVLVKEEEDVFGVKEEEDAMRVKDEGDDDDEEEGETGDLINTKERPDSQSDGRKSPLGEPDPETPKPARPHHCSQCGKSFSRLWDRKIHERIHSGVKPYHCSDCGKRFTQLGHLKEHKRTHTGEKPYQCSQCGKSFNQLGALKTHERIHTGEKPYQCSQCEKRFTQLGTLKEHELKHTKTQEKTYHCSHCGKTFSRSEDLKSHERIARLCSDLCF